GGGCCGGAAGCACCTGCCGGTGCCGCTGCGCACGTTCATCGACTACATCAAGTCGATAGGAGGTCAGTGATGGAGCCGTCCCCTGAAGAGTTCATGCGTGAGGCCATCGCCCTGGCCCGCGCCAACGTCCAGTCGGGTGGCCGTCCGTTCGGGGCCGTGCTCGTGCGCGACGGCCAGGTGCTCGCGCGCGCGGTCAACGAAGTCATCCAGACGAACGACCCCACCGCCCACGCCGAGCTTCTGGCCATTCGCCAGGCGAGCCAGGGCCTGGGGAGCGCCAGCCTGAAAGGCTGCGTCATCTACGCCAGCGGTCATCCCTGTCCGATGTGTCTGGCCGCCATGCACCTGTGCGGTATCCAGGGCGCCTTCTTCGCCTACTCCAACGAGGAGGGCGAAGCCTTTGGGCTCTCCACGGCGCCCATCTACGCTCAGTTGGCGCGCGGGCCCCAAGGCCAATCCCTGCCATTGAGGCCACTGCGCCCGGCGGGCGAGCAGGGCCTGTACGACGCGTGGAAACGCCAGCAGCCTGACCGGTAAGCAGGTGCACCGTGGGGCCGGGTGGGCCCCACGGCGCGCCCGCGCTACTGCAAGGCTCCCTGCTGCTTGCGGCGGCGCAGGAGGCCCAGGCCGAGGGCGATGACCATCCAGCCCGTGGCGGAGCCGGGCGCCGCCGTGCACCCTTCGCTTTCGGGGGGCAGCTCGGTGGAGGGGAGGCTGACCGTGAAGGATGCCGGGGCGGAGGCCGCGCTGGTGTTGCCCGAGGCGCCCACCGCGGTGACGACCACCGTGTGACGTCCCGGCGCGAGGGGCGCCGTGAGCTCGAAGCTCCAGTTGCCGCTGCCGTCCGCCTGGGTGCTTCCAACGACGGCCCCATCAATGGACACGTGCACCGTGCTGAAGGGCTCGGCCGCGCCGGAGATGACGGGCGTCTGGGTCTTCACCACGGCGCCCGGGGCCGGGGTCCCCACCACGGGGGCGTCAGGCGCTATCGAGTCCACGGAGAAGGTGTGGGTCGGGTACTCCGGGCTGCGATTGCCGGCCGCATCCGTCGCGTAGGCCGTGACGGAGTGGAGCCCCTGGGCCAACGGGGTTTCCAGGGGGAAGTCCCAGCGACCGCCGTTGTCGGTCGGCGTGGTCCCCACCAGCACTCCATCCACGAAGAGGGTCACCGTGCTGCCGGACTCGGCGTTGCCGGAAACAGTGGGCGTCGGGGTCCTCTGGGCCTGGCCAGGCTCAGTGTCCAGGTGTTCGCCCGCGGGTCATGGACCTCCACGCTGGTCGTGGCGCCCTGGCCGTCCCCTCCGCCCACGACGAGCACCTTGCCCGAAGGCAGCAGGGTCGCCGTGTGATTGGACCGGGCCTGGTTCAGGTTGCCGCTGACGTAGGGCCTGTCACCCGTCGCGGAGTCGTGGTGCTCCACCGCGCTGACGACGCGGCCGGAGGTGCCGCGGCCTCCGACGATGATCAGCTTGCCGGAGGGAAGCAGGGTCACCGTGTGATGGGAGCGCGCCTTGTTCAGGGTGAGCAGTGGCCCCCACACGCCCGTCGCGGCGTCAAACACCTCCAGGCTGCCAAGCGCGTTGCCATTGACGTCAGCCCCACCCGTGACCAGCACCTTGCCCGTGGGGAGCAGGGTCGCCGTGTGCTGGGCGCGGGCCACCGCCATGGCGCGGGTGGACCTGGAGTTTCCCGTCAGGCGTTGTGCGGTCGCGACCGACCGCGCCGGGGGGCGTTCTTTCGACACCGGCTCGGAGCGAGGGGCAGCGGGACTGCAGCGGATCCACAGGGCGGCCAGCAACAGC
The sequence above is drawn from the Corallococcus sp. NCRR genome and encodes:
- a CDS encoding nucleoside deaminase, coding for MEPSPEEFMREAIALARANVQSGGRPFGAVLVRDGQVLARAVNEVIQTNDPTAHAELLAIRQASQGLGSASLKGCVIYASGHPCPMCLAAMHLCGIQGAFFAYSNEEGEAFGLSTAPIYAQLARGPQGQSLPLRPLRPAGEQGLYDAWKRQQPDR
- a CDS encoding Ig-like domain-containing protein, which codes for MTLFVDGVLVGTTPTDNGGRWDFPLETPLAQGLHSVTAYATDAAGNRSPEYPTHTFSVDSIAPDAPVVGTPAPGAVVKTQTPVISGAAEPFSTVHVSIDGAVVGSTQADGSGNWSFELTAPLAPGRHTVVVTAVGASGNTSAASAPASFTVSLPSTELPPESEGCTAAPGSATGWMVIALGLGLLRRRKQQGALQ
- a CDS encoding Kelch repeat-containing protein; protein product: MAVARAQHTATLLPTGKVLVTGGADVNGNALGSLEVFDAATGVWGPLLTLNKARSHHTVTLLPSGKLIIVGGRGTSGRVVSAVEHHDSATGDRPYVSGNLNQARSNHTATLLPSGKVLVVGGGDGQGATTSVEVHDPRANTWTLSLARPRGPRRPLFPATPSPAAR